One Spinacia oleracea cultivar Varoflay chromosome 4, BTI_SOV_V1, whole genome shotgun sequence DNA segment encodes these proteins:
- the LOC130459937 gene encoding uncharacterized protein, protein MNIEIRSDYDLLGRSMNIETSQHGADPNLGLQGEKPLIVALSSGNIQIIKCLLKAGADPNTTNFYDYTPIEIAVVEGNLAVVDTLFDVSARIPHIPTWSIHGIHEYLNSEEEKTQEEIVDETDEYIDVHKRIRVAAYYSCYLSCTCSINPEVD, encoded by the exons ATGAACATAGAAATCAGAAGTGACTATGATCTTCTAGGAAGGAGCATGAACATAGAAACCAGTCAA CATGGTGCTGACCCGAATCTTGGTTTACAAGGAGAAAAACCTTTGATTGTCGCTTTATCTTCTGGCAATATACAGATTATCAAATGCTTGCTTAAAGCTGGAGCTGATCCTAATACTACTAATTTT TATGATTATACACCTATTGAAATTGCGGTTGTTGAAGGTAATCTTGCAGTTGTAGACACCCTCTTTGATGTTTCTGCTCGTATTCCTCATATTCCGACCTGGAGCATTCATGGAATTCACGAGTATCTCAACTCCGAGGAAGAAAAAACTCAG GAGGAGATTGTAGATGAAACAGATGAATATATTGATGTTCATAAGAG AATACGTGTTGCTGCATATTACAGCTGCTACCTTAGTTGCACGTGTTCCATCAATCCGGAGGTTGACTAG